The window ATGGTAGCTGTTAGTGGCTGAGAAGAGGGTGGGTAGAAGAAAGGTAGCTACTTTTCTGTTCTTGTAGCCTAGGAAGGGATAAGTAATCCTCTCTCTCCATGCAACCACTAAACAAGTAACAATGGTTAGTGTAACTATGGGAAGATGCAGCCCCTCCCTGGTAATTAGAGAAAGGCAAATTCCAACCACAGGGAGAAGGGGCCACTTTTGACCTCTGGAATTAGCAAAGACAGACCTGAGTGACAGGGCCTGgtgtggtggggggtgggaggctggTAAGCCATCCACTTCTGCAGCGTTGCTGGTGGGAGGGCAAATTGGGGACCAGAGTTGGAGGATGACATAATCCTCACGTGATCAGGAGCTGCCGGAACCGAAGTCCTTATATTCCTGGGCTTCTTTCTCCTCTGGGTACCAGCTCCTCACTGCCCTGCAGACGTGGGTGCTTGTGGCCAAGGGAAGGAAGAGGTAAATTCCTTAAATCCCAGCAAGGTGATATGAAGGAACAACTGGGACCCCGGGGACAGCAGTGGCAGAATCCAGTTATTGGAATAGGTCCAGGCTTGCTTTCCCAAAACCCCTGCAAAATCGTCGGAGATAATTGTAGCTTTttaagtggggggagggggaggtggaagTCTCTTGAGAAACACCCAATATTCAGTGATAGTTTAGAAATAATCGGCTTTTCTCATCCTGGCAAGCTTTCTTTTTATCCTTCTCTCTGGTCTTTCTCCAATTCCGTTGGATAAAATGGTAGGCCTGGGGTGTGGGTTGGTAGGTGGAGAAAAGCTGAAATCTTGGGATGGGGacaagagaaatttaaagataACTTGAAAATAGTTCGCTTTACTCAATGCTGGCCTGCCGCCCTGGTTGGGTGGGGCGGAAGGAGGAGGGCGACCGTGGGCCTTGCAAGGACCAGGCCtgagggtgaggggtgggaggtgggaacaGAAATCCTGCAGCGAAGGGTAGGGATAGGAAGGGAACAAGGAGGTAGGAAATTGTGGGCGACCGATGGAGATGAGAATCCTGGATTCAAGATAATAACGAGTGTCTTGTCTCTGGAGCTGCTGGTTGATCCACGGAGAGCTCCCTTCTCCCCGCCCCCTTCCTTTTTGTTTGCAGGTCGGAGGGTTCACAGCCATCTGGAAGCAAGAAAAAGAGCAGGAAACAACACCGCATCGGCACAGGTCAGTGTGCGGGAGGCACTTAGACCGAAATCTGAGGGTGGGAGTCAGGCAGGGCGAAAGCTGGGTAAAATTTGCGGCTTCACGGTCCACCTCTGCGTGTGCTCCCCTTCCCCCGCCCTTTAGAGAGGCCATTAACCTTGTCTGCTGGGGAAATGGTGGGTtccaggaggggaaggaagaaagaggcggaggtgggggagggggccgggaggACCGGGGAGCCGCGATGCCACGGCTGCTCGAACTCCTGAAGCTGGAccggtggggcgggggtgggagagTAAGGCGAGCATCTTGCTTCAAAGAGAAACTGACAATCCCGATTTAAAATTAACTAAGCAATCCGTCTCTACGTTTTCTCCCTGGTGTTAAGCAGGAAACAGCAACAACATCATGCAAAAACCctgcaaagaaaatgaaggaaagccCAAATGCAACGTGccaaagagggagggagaatgcCCCTATGGAGAATTTGAACGCCAGCAAACGGAATGGAATTTTAGACAGAGGCTGCTTCAGTCTCTTGAAGAATTTAAAGAGGACATAGACTATAGGCATTTTAAGGATGAAGAAATGACAAGAGAGGGAGATGAGATGGAAAGGTGTTTGGAAGAGATAAGGGGGCTGAGAAAGAAATTTAGGGCTCTGCATTCTAACCATAGGCATTCTCGGGACCGTCCTTATCCCATTTAATGCATTTCTCTgaaaattcagttattttctgttattaatattgCCACTGCTTTCTGTTTGCATTTCCTTGCtaaatatttgtcattattttactCCAATCCTTCAGTGTTGCTTAGACTTACATATGACTTGTAGTCAACATCTCATCTTTTGACCCAGTCTTACTCATTTAATAAAGAGTCTCATTCATTTGCATGGGAAGATGCTCACTGTATATTGTAAAGTGAAAATAACAAATTG of the Lemur catta isolate mLemCat1 chromosome X, mLemCat1.pri, whole genome shotgun sequence genome contains:
- the TCEAL7 gene encoding transcription elongation factor A protein-like 7, which codes for MQKPCKENEGKPKCNVPKREGECPYGEFERQQTEWNFRQRLLQSLEEFKEDIDYRHFKDEEMTREGDEMERCLEEIRGLRKKFRALHSNHRHSRDRPYPI